Proteins from a single region of Chloroflexota bacterium:
- a CDS encoding putative hydro-lyase: MDRAALPKQPHALREIIRAGEWQTTTEGLAPGYVQANLAIVPKDLAFDFLLFCQRNSQPCPVLEVMEPGSYEPRETAPGADIRTDVPRYRIYENGELAAEVTDIADRWQDDFVSFLLGCSFSFESAMLAAGIPLRHLQAGNDVPVYVTNRDTTPAGAFSGPLVVSMRPIHHTQVVRAVQTTSRFPGVHGAPVHIGDPGEIGITDLDEPQWGARTDVHDGEVPVFWACGVTPQAVALASKPPLMITHAAGHMFLTDLQDAHLAVL; this comes from the coding sequence ATGGATAGAGCAGCGTTACCGAAACAGCCGCACGCGTTACGGGAGATCATACGCGCCGGAGAGTGGCAGACCACGACGGAGGGTCTGGCGCCCGGCTACGTGCAGGCGAATCTCGCCATTGTGCCTAAAGATCTGGCGTTTGACTTTCTCCTCTTCTGCCAGCGCAATTCCCAGCCGTGTCCGGTGTTGGAGGTCATGGAACCGGGCTCCTATGAGCCCCGCGAGACGGCGCCCGGCGCGGACATTCGCACCGACGTGCCCCGCTACCGCATCTATGAGAACGGCGAGCTCGCGGCTGAAGTCACAGATATCGCGGACCGTTGGCAGGATGATTTCGTCTCGTTCCTGCTCGGGTGCAGCTTTAGTTTCGAATCCGCCATGCTCGCCGCCGGCATACCGCTGCGCCACTTGCAGGCGGGCAACGACGTGCCCGTGTACGTGACCAATCGAGACACGACGCCTGCGGGAGCCTTCTCCGGGCCGCTGGTAGTGAGCATGCGCCCGATCCACCACACGCAAGTCGTGCGCGCGGTACAGACGACCTCGCGCTTTCCAGGCGTCCACGGCGCGCCGGTACACATCGGCGACCCAGGGGAAATCGGCATCACAGACCTCGACGAACCGCAGTGGGGGGCGCGCACCGACGTGCACGACGGCGAAGTGCCCGTCTTCTGGGCCTGCGGCGTCACCCCGCAGGCAGTGGCGCTGGCTAGCAAACCGCCCCTGATGATCACCCACGCGGCGGGTCACATGTTTCTGACGGACCTGCAGGACGCCCACCTCGCGGTACTCTAG
- a CDS encoding HAD family phosphatase, producing the protein MNIAGVIFDVDGLMADSEPLHRAAWHELGRECGFPTYPTDAAESLGKRSIDIFRLHHARGRFAAEPEEMLDRYHAILIALIRERLGPKPGLREALEWVRDRGWCCGSASSGDKVYIDVVLEVLGIRTYFQAVATGDEVVEGKPDPALYLLAAARLGVEPGECVALEDSPRGVRSAKAAGMRCIAVPEGETMIAAADAACESLLTAIDVLQEWSANEV; encoded by the coding sequence ATGAATATTGCTGGCGTCATCTTCGACGTAGACGGTCTCATGGCAGACAGCGAACCGCTCCACCGCGCCGCGTGGCATGAGCTCGGCCGCGAGTGCGGCTTTCCAACCTATCCTACCGACGCGGCAGAGAGCCTGGGGAAGCGCAGCATCGATATCTTCCGGCTGCATCATGCGCGGGGCCGGTTTGCCGCAGAGCCGGAGGAGATGCTGGACCGCTACCACGCAATCCTGATCGCGCTCATCCGAGAACGTCTGGGGCCGAAGCCCGGTCTCCGAGAGGCCTTGGAGTGGGTGCGCGACCGGGGATGGTGCTGCGGGTCGGCCTCATCCGGAGACAAGGTCTACATTGACGTGGTGCTCGAGGTGCTGGGTATCCGCACCTATTTCCAGGCTGTGGCGACAGGAGATGAGGTCGTAGAGGGTAAGCCGGACCCGGCGCTCTATCTGCTGGCGGCGGCGCGGTTGGGTGTGGAGCCGGGCGAGTGTGTGGCGCTGGAAGATAGCCCCCGCGGCGTGAGGTCGGCGAAAGCGGCCGGCATGCGGTGTATCGCCGTGCCGGAAGGCGAAACGATGATCGCGGCAGCCGATGCCGCATGCGAGTCGTTGCTCACGGCCATAGACGTGCTGCAAGAGTGGAGCGCAAACGAGGTTTGA